The Exiguobacterium acetylicum genome includes a window with the following:
- a CDS encoding Stp1/IreP family PP2C-type Ser/Thr phosphatase has product MELAHLSTTGKVRTKNEDTVLLVGDTERGLAVVADGMGGHAAGDIASAIVREVFEASFSLMPNRPMELSEWIEQRVAEANARILQFSKDEQLAIVGTTIACVCWVEELLVIGHVGDSRVYALEGTTLKQLTDDHSYVNMLRQMGELSDEEVENHPRKNVITRSVGSNETVEVDIQVRDAPDYDLVLVCSDGLTDEVPDDVIEQIILQDEPLEEIVGRLVKEANARGGADNITIAAIRFKERKRV; this is encoded by the coding sequence ATGGAGTTAGCTCATCTGTCGACTACTGGGAAAGTCAGGACTAAAAACGAAGATACAGTGTTACTCGTCGGAGACACAGAACGTGGACTTGCCGTCGTGGCAGATGGTATGGGTGGACACGCCGCTGGCGATATTGCGAGTGCAATCGTTCGCGAGGTGTTCGAAGCATCTTTTTCACTTATGCCCAATCGTCCGATGGAACTATCAGAATGGATTGAACAACGCGTAGCTGAGGCGAATGCTCGGATTCTCCAGTTTTCAAAAGACGAGCAACTCGCGATCGTCGGAACGACCATTGCCTGCGTATGCTGGGTTGAGGAGTTGCTCGTCATTGGTCATGTCGGTGATAGTAGAGTGTATGCCCTTGAAGGTACGACGTTGAAGCAATTGACGGATGATCATTCATACGTCAATATGTTACGACAAATGGGAGAACTTTCAGATGAGGAAGTCGAAAATCATCCACGAAAGAATGTCATTACACGTTCGGTCGGTTCGAATGAAACGGTTGAAGTCGACATCCAAGTCAGAGATGCTCCAGATTATGATCTCGTTCTCGTCTGTAGTGACGGGTTAACCGATGAAGTACCAGACGATGTCATCGAACAAATCATCTTACAGGATGAACCGCTCGAAGAAATCGTCGGACGATTGGTGAAAGAAGCGAATGCTCGAGGAGGCGCAGATAATATTACGATTGCCGCCATCCGGTTCAAAGAAAGAAAGAGGGTCTGA
- the rsmB gene encoding 16S rRNA (cytosine(967)-C(5))-methyltransferase RsmB, whose product MNVRDAAVTTLMKIGQGGAFSTITVHQMLEKRAISTSDVGLFTELVYGTLSRELTLDYILEPYLAKQKKLDPFMRPLLRMSVYQLFYLDRVPDHAVIHEAVEIAKKRGKVHVSKVVNGVLRNVLRAGMPNFNEIEPVAKRISIETSHPQWLVERWIELFGPDETLRICQLNNTPAPVTVRINRTKTTPEEAIALLLDQGVTAKPSAVAPDGLEIERGSVQKTDLIDRGYLSLQDESSMLVARALGAEASDRILDSCAAPGGKAMHIAEGLTTGTLQALDLHPHKIKLIDQQAMRLGLTTVQAEALDARKAGERFEAESFDRILVDAPCSGLGVIRRKPDIKWTKRPEQLEQLPKIQRDILTSVLPLVKKGGTFVYSTCTIDPLENEEQTAFILSQGFDFDASFATRMPESVRHLIGDRAELKLLPTSVGTDGFYIAAFKKRED is encoded by the coding sequence ATGAACGTACGCGACGCAGCAGTAACGACACTCATGAAAATCGGTCAAGGTGGTGCTTTCTCAACGATCACGGTCCACCAAATGCTTGAAAAACGCGCCATTTCAACGTCAGATGTCGGCTTGTTCACGGAACTCGTCTACGGGACGCTCAGTCGTGAATTAACGCTTGATTATATTTTAGAACCGTATTTAGCGAAACAGAAAAAACTCGATCCATTCATGCGTCCGTTGTTACGGATGAGTGTCTATCAGTTGTTTTATCTCGATCGTGTCCCGGATCATGCCGTCATTCATGAAGCCGTTGAAATTGCCAAAAAACGTGGGAAAGTCCACGTCTCAAAAGTCGTCAATGGGGTCCTTCGGAATGTACTGCGCGCAGGTATGCCTAATTTTAACGAGATTGAGCCAGTTGCAAAACGGATCAGCATTGAAACAAGTCATCCGCAATGGCTCGTCGAGCGTTGGATCGAATTGTTCGGTCCAGATGAGACGCTACGCATCTGTCAGTTGAATAATACGCCTGCACCGGTCACAGTTCGTATCAATCGGACGAAGACGACGCCGGAAGAAGCGATTGCGCTTCTGCTTGACCAAGGTGTGACGGCAAAACCATCTGCTGTCGCGCCAGACGGTCTCGAAATCGAACGGGGAAGTGTTCAAAAAACCGATTTGATTGATCGGGGATATCTTTCCTTGCAGGATGAAAGTTCGATGCTCGTTGCGCGTGCGCTCGGGGCAGAAGCATCCGATCGCATACTCGACAGTTGTGCCGCACCTGGTGGGAAAGCGATGCATATTGCAGAAGGTTTGACGACAGGAACATTACAAGCACTTGATCTTCATCCACATAAAATTAAATTGATTGACCAGCAGGCGATGCGCTTAGGTCTGACGACCGTTCAAGCAGAAGCGTTAGATGCACGCAAAGCAGGTGAGCGCTTCGAAGCAGAATCGTTTGATCGGATTCTTGTCGATGCTCCTTGTTCAGGACTTGGTGTCATTCGGAGAAAGCCAGATATCAAATGGACGAAGCGTCCAGAACAACTTGAACAATTACCGAAGATTCAACGAGATATTTTGACATCTGTCTTACCACTCGTCAAAAAGGGTGGAACATTCGTCTATTCGACGTGTACGATAGATCCGCTGGAAAATGAAGAGCAGACGGCATTCATCCTTAGTCAGGGATTTGACTTCGATGCATCCTTTGCTACACGGATGCCGGAATCCGTCCGCCATTTAATTGGGGACCGGGCAGAGCTCAAGCTGTTACCGACGTCAGTCGGAACAGACGGTTTTTACATTGCGGCCTTTAAAAAACGAGAAGATTGA